From Aquisalimonas asiatica, the proteins below share one genomic window:
- a CDS encoding cbb3-type cytochrome oxidase subunit 3: MDINTVRGLLTLVLLIAFIGIVVWAYSSRRKKDFEEAARLPLEDDAPNGPEDHGEGRHDKREGRGHE, from the coding sequence ATGGATATCAACACCGTTCGCGGGCTGCTCACGCTGGTGCTCCTGATCGCGTTCATCGGGATCGTGGTCTGGGCCTACAGCAGCCGACGCAAGAAGGATTTCGAGGAAGCCGCCCGGCTGCCGCTGGAGGACGACGCGCCCAACGGGCCGGAGGACCACGGCGAAGGCCGGCATGACAAGCGCGAGGGCAGGGGCCATGAGTAG
- the narJ gene encoding nitrate reductase molybdenum cofactor assembly chaperone, translating into MMILKAIAVLMDYPGEELQQHGQELAAVIQEAPGLDADTRRGLVGLVERLRTDDLLDVQAEYVGLFDRSRSLSLHLFEHVHGESRDRGQAMVNLLNIYREHGLDVSANELPDYVPLFLEFCSRLSEEEIQGWLEEMGHLLQLLQGRLEERDSDYQWLFKALLELGGMETAGEQLQRQLREEERDDTPEALDEVWAEEPVTFGPTSGGCGGAKTNQGQAVPVDWSALKRNTA; encoded by the coding sequence ATGATGATTCTCAAGGCGATCGCCGTGCTCATGGACTACCCCGGCGAAGAGCTGCAGCAGCACGGCCAGGAGCTGGCGGCCGTGATCCAGGAGGCACCGGGGCTCGACGCGGACACGCGTCGGGGCCTGGTGGGCCTGGTCGAGCGGCTGCGCACCGATGACCTGCTGGACGTGCAGGCCGAGTACGTCGGCCTGTTCGACCGCAGCCGCTCGCTCTCCCTGCACCTGTTCGAGCACGTCCACGGCGAGTCCCGGGATCGCGGGCAGGCCATGGTCAACCTGCTCAACATCTACCGGGAGCACGGCCTGGACGTCAGCGCCAACGAGCTGCCGGATTACGTGCCCCTGTTCCTGGAGTTCTGCTCGCGTCTGTCGGAGGAGGAGATCCAGGGCTGGCTGGAGGAGATGGGGCATTTGCTCCAGCTCCTCCAGGGGCGGCTCGAGGAGCGCGACAGCGACTACCAGTGGCTGTTCAAGGCCCTGCTGGAGCTTGGCGGCATGGAGACGGCCGGGGAGCAGCTCCAGCGGCAGCTCCGCGAGGAGGAGCGCGACGATACCCCCGAGGCCCTGGACGAAGTCTGGGCCGAGGAGCCGGTGACGTTCGGGCCCACCAGCGGCGGCTGCGGCGGGGCGAAAACCAACCAGGGCCAGGCCGTGCCGGTGGACTGGTCGGCACTCAAGCGCAACACCGCCTGA
- the narI gene encoding respiratory nitrate reductase subunit gamma, translating into MYEYFHDLAFAVFPYIAGTVFLVGSLIRFEKSQYTWKSNTTQLMSGGQRFRWGINLFHIGIIALFFGHLFGLLTPTAVYTSLGLTAGAKQLLAIVAGGIFGAITLVGVVILLHRRMTDPRVRKTSYPMDSFILILLAAQLLTGLLTIPVSTGHLDGEVMQQISAWAQGLVTFQTGAAATIYDIHWIYKLHMFLGMLMFLVFPFTRLVHIWSVPYGYIWRAWQVVRARAV; encoded by the coding sequence ATGTACGAATATTTCCATGATCTTGCCTTTGCGGTGTTCCCCTACATCGCCGGGACGGTGTTCCTGGTGGGTAGCCTGATTCGTTTCGAGAAAAGCCAGTACACCTGGAAAAGCAACACCACGCAGCTGATGTCCGGCGGGCAGCGCTTCCGGTGGGGTATCAATCTGTTCCACATCGGCATCATCGCGCTGTTTTTCGGGCACCTGTTCGGGTTGCTGACGCCGACGGCGGTTTACACCTCACTGGGGCTGACCGCCGGTGCCAAGCAGCTCCTCGCGATCGTCGCCGGCGGCATCTTCGGCGCCATCACCCTGGTGGGCGTGGTGATTTTGCTGCACCGTCGCATGACGGATCCGCGGGTGCGCAAGACCAGCTACCCGATGGACTCCTTCATTCTCATCCTGCTGGCGGCGCAGCTGCTCACGGGCCTGCTGACCATTCCGGTGTCCACGGGCCACCTGGACGGCGAGGTGATGCAGCAGATCTCCGCATGGGCCCAGGGCCTGGTGACGTTCCAGACCGGTGCGGCGGCCACCATCTATGACATCCACTGGATCTACAAGCTGCACATGTTCCTGGGGATGCTCATGTTCCTGGTGTTCCCGTTCACCCGGTTGGTGCACATCTGGAGCGTGCCCTACGGCTACATCTGGCGCGCCTGGCAGGTGGTGCGCGCCCGGGCGGTGTAA
- the narH gene encoding nitrate reductase subunit beta, whose protein sequence is MKVRAQIGKVLNLDKCIGCHTCSVTCKNVWTSREGMEYAWFNNVETKPGVGYPKDWENQERWNGGWSVKSGKLQPKAGSKWRILANIFANPDLPSIDDYYEPFNYDYQRLHNAPDSKHQPVAKPFSALTGQPMDKIEWGPNWEEILGGEFEKRSQDYNFQNIQKEIYGQFENTFMMYLPRLCEHCLNPTCVASCPSGAIYKREEDGIVLIDQDKCRGWRMCISGCPYKKIYYNWQSGKSEKCTFCFPRIEVGEPTVCSETCVGRIRYLGVILYDADRIQEAASAPSEQDLYEQQMRVFLDPHDPEVIAAAKKEGIPQQWLEAAQRSPVYKMAMDWKVAFPLHPEYRTLPMVWYVPPLSPIQSAADAGNIDSEGLIPDVASLRIPVKYLANMLTAGDERPVIKALERMLAMRKFKRSQTVEGEPDHAVLEQVGLSEEMVEDMYQIMAIANYEDRFDIPTASKELSAEDPYGERAGCGFSFGDGCNVSSNGATRTDIFGGRRASQRAFPARVEFKTRETEKEGSS, encoded by the coding sequence ATGAAGGTCCGCGCGCAGATTGGAAAAGTCCTCAACCTGGACAAGTGCATCGGGTGCCATACCTGCTCGGTGACGTGCAAGAACGTCTGGACGTCTCGTGAAGGCATGGAGTACGCCTGGTTCAACAACGTCGAAACCAAGCCCGGTGTGGGCTACCCGAAAGACTGGGAAAACCAGGAGCGGTGGAACGGCGGCTGGTCGGTGAAGAGCGGCAAGCTCCAGCCCAAGGCGGGCAGCAAGTGGCGGATCCTGGCGAACATCTTCGCCAACCCGGATCTGCCGAGCATCGACGATTACTACGAGCCGTTCAACTACGACTACCAGCGGCTGCACAACGCCCCCGACTCCAAGCACCAGCCGGTGGCCAAGCCGTTCTCGGCGTTGACCGGCCAGCCCATGGACAAGATCGAGTGGGGCCCGAACTGGGAGGAGATCCTGGGCGGGGAGTTCGAGAAGCGCTCCCAGGACTACAACTTCCAGAACATCCAGAAGGAGATCTACGGGCAGTTCGAGAACACCTTCATGATGTATCTGCCCCGGCTGTGCGAGCACTGCCTGAACCCCACCTGCGTGGCCTCGTGCCCCTCGGGCGCGATCTACAAGCGCGAGGAGGACGGCATCGTCCTGATCGACCAGGACAAGTGCCGCGGCTGGCGCATGTGCATCTCCGGGTGCCCGTACAAGAAGATCTACTACAACTGGCAGAGCGGCAAATCCGAGAAGTGCACCTTCTGCTTCCCGCGTATCGAGGTGGGCGAGCCCACCGTGTGCTCCGAGACCTGCGTGGGCCGCATCCGCTACCTCGGCGTGATCCTCTACGATGCCGACCGCATCCAGGAGGCCGCTTCGGCGCCCTCCGAGCAGGATCTCTACGAGCAGCAGATGCGCGTCTTCCTCGACCCGCACGATCCTGAAGTGATCGCCGCGGCGAAGAAGGAAGGCATCCCGCAGCAGTGGCTGGAAGCCGCCCAGCGGTCGCCGGTGTACAAGATGGCCATGGACTGGAAGGTGGCCTTCCCGCTGCACCCGGAGTACCGGACGCTGCCCATGGTGTGGTACGTGCCGCCGCTGTCGCCGATCCAGTCGGCGGCCGACGCCGGCAACATCGACAGCGAAGGGCTGATTCCGGATGTGGCCTCCCTGCGCATCCCGGTGAAGTACCTGGCCAACATGCTCACCGCCGGTGACGAGCGCCCGGTCATCAAGGCGCTGGAGCGGATGCTTGCCATGCGCAAGTTCAAGCGCAGCCAGACCGTCGAGGGCGAGCCGGATCACGCGGTGCTGGAGCAGGTGGGGCTTTCCGAGGAGATGGTGGAGGACATGTACCAGATCATGGCCATCGCCAACTACGAGGACCGCTTCGACATCCCCACCGCCAGCAAGGAGCTCTCGGCCGAGGACCCCTACGGCGAGCGGGCCGGGTGCGGCTTCAGCTTCGGTGATGGCTGTAACGTCTCCAGCAACGGCGCCACCAGGACCGACATCTTCGGTGGTCGCCGGGCCAGCCAGCGGGCGTTCCCGGCGCGGGTGGAGTTCAAGACCCGCGAGACGGAGAAGGAGGGGTCGTCATGA
- the ccoG gene encoding cytochrome c oxidase accessory protein CcoG: MSKRDDNVDLDVGMYAAREKIHPREVDGTFQRLRHLAVIVLLGIYYGLPWVTWDGRQAVLFDLPARQFHIFALTFWPQDFVYLAVLLIIAALSLFFFTALAGRMWCGYACPQTVWTELFMWIERWTEGKRQQRLKLDKVPWSTNKLLRRGSKHVLWVVLALFTGFTFVGYFTPIRELSVSVATFGLGPWETFWLLFYAFATWGNAGFLREQVCIYMCPYARFQSAMFDPNSLIISYDEQRGEPRGGRSRNIDHRARGWGDCIDCNLCVQACPTGIDIRKGLQYECIACAACIDACNGVMDKMDYPRGLIRYTTANAMEGQPSRILRPRIVVYGVLLLALMSGTVYSLTQRTPLSMEVLADRNVLYRDVDFETVENVYTVRILNKDREARDYVLTVDGLPDAEVVTRPEHIRVDAGRTSQVTASVRVPRDEARGTGHTIEFRLTATDEADIARTSTARFHGPREE; this comes from the coding sequence ATGAGTAAGCGGGACGACAACGTGGATCTCGATGTGGGCATGTACGCCGCCCGCGAGAAGATTCATCCGCGCGAGGTGGACGGCACGTTTCAGCGGCTGCGCCATCTGGCGGTGATCGTTCTGCTGGGCATCTACTACGGCCTGCCCTGGGTGACCTGGGACGGTCGTCAGGCCGTGCTGTTCGATCTGCCCGCCCGGCAGTTCCACATCTTCGCGCTGACGTTCTGGCCCCAGGATTTCGTCTACCTGGCAGTGCTGCTCATCATCGCGGCGCTGTCGCTGTTTTTCTTCACCGCCCTGGCCGGGCGCATGTGGTGCGGGTACGCCTGCCCGCAGACCGTGTGGACCGAGCTGTTCATGTGGATCGAGCGCTGGACCGAGGGCAAGCGCCAGCAGCGCCTGAAGCTCGACAAGGTCCCCTGGAGTACCAACAAGCTCCTGCGGCGGGGCAGCAAGCATGTGCTGTGGGTGGTCCTCGCGCTCTTCACCGGCTTTACCTTCGTTGGCTACTTCACGCCGATTCGGGAGCTGTCGGTCAGCGTGGCCACCTTCGGGCTGGGGCCCTGGGAGACGTTCTGGCTGCTGTTCTATGCCTTCGCCACCTGGGGCAATGCCGGCTTTCTGCGCGAGCAGGTCTGCATTTACATGTGCCCCTACGCGCGCTTCCAGAGCGCGATGTTCGACCCGAACTCGCTGATCATCTCCTACGACGAGCAGCGCGGTGAGCCACGGGGCGGGCGTTCCCGCAACATCGATCACCGCGCCCGGGGGTGGGGGGATTGCATCGACTGCAACCTGTGCGTCCAGGCATGCCCCACCGGCATCGACATCCGCAAGGGGCTGCAGTACGAGTGCATCGCCTGCGCGGCGTGTATCGACGCCTGCAACGGCGTCATGGACAAGATGGACTATCCGCGGGGCCTGATCCGTTACACCACCGCGAATGCCATGGAAGGGCAGCCGTCGCGGATTCTCCGCCCGCGCATTGTGGTCTACGGCGTACTGCTGCTGGCGCTGATGAGCGGCACGGTCTACAGCCTCACCCAGCGCACGCCGCTGTCCATGGAAGTCCTGGCCGACCGCAACGTGCTGTACCGGGACGTGGACTTCGAGACGGTGGAGAACGTCTACACGGTGCGCATTCTCAACAAGGACCGCGAAGCGCGGGATTACGTGCTCACCGTGGACGGGCTGCCCGATGCCGAGGTGGTCACGCGGCCGGAGCACATCCGCGTGGATGCCGGCCGGACCAGCCAGGTGACCGCCAGCGTCCGCGTGCCCCGTGATGAGGCCCGGGGCACTGGTCACACCATCGAGTTCCGCCTCACCGCAACGGATGAGGCTGACATTGCGCGCACAAGCACTGCCCGGTTCCACGGGCCGAGGGAGGAGTAA
- the ccoN gene encoding cytochrome-c oxidase, cbb3-type subunit I, whose amino-acid sequence MESTTTYNNTVVRQFSIMTIVWGVVGMGVGVLIAAQLIWPALNFDVPWLSYGRLRPLHTNAVIFAFGGSALFATSYWVVQRTCQTPLFAPKLASFTFWGWQTVIVLAAITLPLGITQGKEYAELEWPIALLIAVVWVSYAVVFFGTIVQRKVKHIYVANWFYGAFILAVAMLHIVNNLAIPVSLTKSYPVYAGAVDAMVQWWYGHNAVGFFLTAGFLGMMYYFVPKQANRPIYSYRLSIVHFWALISIYMWAGPHHLHYTALPEWAQSLGMVFSLVLLAPSWGGMINGIMTLSGAWYKLRTDPILKFLIVSLSFYGMATFEGPMMSIKTVNALSHYTDWTIGHVHAGAMGWVAFITFGAMYFLIPRLFGRETMHSVKAIEWHFWIATLGVVLYISAMWIAGVMQGLMWRAVNEDGTLTYTFTESLVATYPYYMVRLLGGILFFAGMLIMAWNVWMTARPAREAVPARTATQEA is encoded by the coding sequence ATGGAGTCAACCACAACCTACAACAACACCGTGGTGCGCCAGTTCAGCATCATGACCATCGTCTGGGGCGTCGTGGGGATGGGCGTCGGGGTGCTCATCGCCGCCCAGCTGATCTGGCCCGCACTCAACTTTGATGTTCCCTGGTTGAGCTACGGCCGCCTGCGGCCGTTGCACACCAATGCCGTGATCTTCGCCTTCGGCGGTTCGGCGCTGTTCGCCACCTCGTACTGGGTGGTCCAGCGCACCTGCCAGACGCCGTTGTTCGCCCCCAAACTCGCGAGCTTCACCTTCTGGGGCTGGCAGACGGTCATCGTGCTGGCGGCGATCACGCTGCCGCTGGGCATCACCCAGGGCAAGGAGTACGCCGAGCTGGAGTGGCCCATCGCCCTGCTGATCGCCGTGGTCTGGGTGTCCTACGCGGTGGTGTTCTTCGGCACCATCGTCCAGCGCAAGGTCAAGCACATCTACGTGGCCAACTGGTTCTACGGCGCGTTCATCCTCGCCGTGGCCATGCTCCACATCGTCAACAACCTGGCCATTCCGGTGTCGCTGACCAAGTCGTACCCGGTGTACGCCGGTGCTGTGGATGCCATGGTCCAGTGGTGGTACGGCCACAACGCGGTGGGCTTTTTCCTCACCGCCGGCTTCCTGGGGATGATGTACTACTTCGTGCCCAAGCAGGCCAACCGGCCCATTTACTCCTACCGGCTGTCCATCGTTCACTTCTGGGCGCTGATCTCCATCTACATGTGGGCCGGGCCGCACCACCTGCACTACACCGCGCTGCCGGAGTGGGCGCAGTCCCTGGGCATGGTGTTCTCGCTGGTGCTGTTGGCGCCGAGCTGGGGCGGCATGATCAACGGCATCATGACGCTCTCGGGGGCCTGGTACAAACTGCGTACCGACCCGATTCTCAAGTTCCTGATCGTGAGCCTGTCGTTCTACGGCATGGCCACCTTCGAGGGGCCGATGATGTCCATCAAGACGGTCAATGCCCTGTCCCACTACACGGACTGGACCATCGGTCACGTCCACGCGGGGGCCATGGGCTGGGTCGCCTTCATCACCTTCGGCGCCATGTACTTCCTGATCCCGCGGCTGTTCGGGCGCGAGACCATGCACAGCGTCAAGGCCATCGAATGGCACTTCTGGATCGCCACCCTGGGCGTGGTGCTCTACATCTCGGCCATGTGGATCGCCGGCGTCATGCAGGGGCTGATGTGGCGTGCGGTGAACGAGGACGGCACGCTCACCTACACCTTCACGGAGTCCCTTGTGGCGACTTACCCCTACTACATGGTGCGGCTGCTGGGCGGCATCCTGTTCTTCGCCGGCATGCTGATCATGGCCTGGAACGTCTGGATGACCGCGCGCCCGGCCCGGGAAGCCGTGCCCGCCCGTACCGCGACGCAGGAGGCGTAA
- the ccoO gene encoding cytochrome-c oxidase, cbb3-type subunit II: MSKGHEVVEKNVGLMAVLIIAVLSVAGLVQIVPLFFAAETTEPMEGVEPYAPLEFAGRDIYVREGCYNCHSQMIRPFRAETERYGHYSLAGEFVYDRPFQWGSKRTGPDLARVGDRYSDLWHEIHLLNPRDVLPDSNMPAYPWLAERTLDGDDVARRMRAQQRWLGVPYTDEQIQGAAAEVDGKTEMEAIIAYLQGLGTAIEHTR; encoded by the coding sequence ATGAGCAAAGGTCATGAGGTAGTCGAGAAGAACGTCGGCCTGATGGCGGTGCTGATCATCGCCGTGCTCAGCGTCGCCGGCCTGGTGCAGATCGTACCGCTGTTCTTCGCCGCGGAGACCACGGAGCCGATGGAAGGGGTGGAGCCCTATGCGCCGCTGGAGTTTGCGGGCAGGGACATCTACGTCCGCGAGGGCTGCTACAACTGCCACTCGCAGATGATCCGCCCCTTCCGCGCGGAGACGGAGCGCTACGGCCACTACTCCCTGGCCGGTGAGTTTGTCTACGACCGGCCGTTCCAGTGGGGCTCCAAGCGCACCGGGCCGGACCTGGCCCGGGTGGGTGATCGCTACAGCGACCTGTGGCACGAGATCCACCTGCTGAACCCGCGCGACGTGCTGCCCGACTCCAACATGCCGGCCTACCCGTGGCTGGCGGAGCGGACCCTCGATGGTGACGACGTTGCGCGGCGCATGCGGGCCCAGCAGCGCTGGCTGGGCGTGCCGTACACCGACGAGCAGATCCAGGGCGCTGCCGCCGAAGTGGACGGCAAGACGGAGATGGAGGCGATTATCGCCTACCTCCAGGGCCTCGGTACCGCCATCGAGCACACCAGGTAA
- the ccoP gene encoding cytochrome-c oxidase, cbb3-type subunit III, giving the protein MSSFWNWYIGIIAVANILACVWLIRWTAKKRPDEKPAHETTGHEWDGLTELNNPMPRWWLWLFYATIVFGLVYLALYPSFGSYAGLLGWSQYSQWEQEVAETEERVAPLFEEYAGIPIPELAEHSDAMQTGRRLFENNCAVCHGVDGGGRVGFPNIANDDWQWGGEPEQILTSILEGRRGNMPALGGALGEDGVEKVAAYTFSLSGRDAPEELVSAGKELFEQRCVACHAADGTGRTALGAPSLANDNWIYGGSLEAIKTSIRDGRQGFMPPQKDLLGEDRVHLLAAYVYSLSMDERNGAAEDVADGGEGDE; this is encoded by the coding sequence ATGAGTAGTTTCTGGAACTGGTACATCGGCATCATCGCCGTGGCCAACATTCTGGCCTGCGTCTGGCTGATCCGCTGGACGGCGAAGAAGCGTCCGGACGAGAAGCCGGCCCACGAGACCACCGGTCACGAGTGGGACGGGCTCACCGAGCTGAACAACCCCATGCCGCGCTGGTGGCTGTGGCTGTTCTACGCCACCATCGTGTTCGGTCTCGTCTACCTGGCGCTGTACCCGAGCTTCGGCAGTTATGCCGGGCTTCTGGGTTGGTCCCAGTACAGTCAGTGGGAGCAGGAGGTTGCCGAGACGGAGGAGCGGGTTGCGCCGTTGTTCGAGGAGTATGCCGGCATCCCCATTCCGGAACTCGCCGAGCACTCGGACGCCATGCAGACCGGGCGGCGACTGTTCGAGAACAACTGTGCCGTGTGCCACGGCGTTGATGGCGGTGGTCGGGTCGGTTTCCCGAACATTGCCAACGACGACTGGCAGTGGGGCGGCGAACCGGAACAGATTCTGACCTCCATTCTGGAAGGGCGCCGGGGCAACATGCCCGCTCTGGGGGGAGCCCTGGGCGAGGATGGTGTCGAGAAAGTCGCGGCCTACACGTTCAGCCTGAGTGGCCGTGATGCTCCGGAAGAACTGGTCAGTGCCGGGAAAGAGCTCTTCGAGCAGCGCTGCGTCGCCTGCCACGCTGCTGACGGCACGGGGCGCACGGCTCTGGGCGCTCCCAGTCTCGCCAATGACAACTGGATCTACGGTGGCAGCCTCGAGGCGATCAAGACCTCGATCCGTGACGGGCGCCAGGGTTTCATGCCGCCGCAGAAGGATCTGCTGGGCGAAGACCGCGTGCACCTGCTGGCGGCGTATGTCTACAGCCTGTCCATGGACGAGCGCAACGGCGCAGCCGAGGATGTGGCCGACGGTGGCGAGGGTGATGAGTAA
- a CDS encoding peptidylprolyl isomerase: MSIHVNGKEITSRAINIESAYHQESGADPRYAQRRAAVALTVRELLRQRAEQLDMAVPEDDDDLDPVIDELIATEVHIPTADDTTCRRWYEQNPERFRTPDMAEVRHILLAGHPEDLEERNQARATAEQLIEELRRDPDAFADLARKHSRCPSANEGGHLGQVSNGETVPEFEDAVLRLPVGLADQPIKTRYGFHVVEVLQHVAGEQLPFEAVHERIREYLEAVSRQRAISQYIKLLAGDAEIRGIDLDQAESMLIQ; this comes from the coding sequence ATGTCCATCCACGTCAACGGCAAGGAAATCACGAGCCGGGCGATCAACATCGAATCCGCCTACCACCAGGAGTCCGGCGCCGATCCGCGTTACGCCCAGCGCCGGGCTGCCGTGGCCCTGACCGTCCGCGAGCTGCTCAGGCAACGTGCCGAGCAGCTCGACATGGCGGTGCCCGAGGACGACGACGACCTGGACCCGGTCATCGACGAACTCATCGCCACGGAGGTCCACATCCCCACGGCGGACGACACCACCTGCCGCCGCTGGTACGAGCAGAACCCGGAGCGCTTCCGCACGCCGGACATGGCCGAGGTGCGTCACATTTTGCTCGCCGGCCACCCGGAGGACCTGGAAGAGCGCAACCAGGCCCGTGCCACGGCCGAGCAGCTCATCGAAGAACTCCGGCGCGATCCGGACGCCTTCGCGGATCTGGCGCGCAAGCACTCCCGATGCCCGTCCGCGAACGAAGGCGGCCACCTGGGGCAGGTGAGCAACGGCGAGACCGTACCGGAGTTCGAGGACGCCGTGCTGCGCCTGCCCGTGGGGCTGGCCGACCAGCCCATCAAGACCCGCTACGGCTTCCACGTGGTGGAGGTGCTCCAGCACGTGGCCGGGGAGCAGCTGCCCTTCGAGGCGGTGCACGAGCGCATCCGGGAGTACCTGGAGGCCGTCTCGCGGCAGCGGGCCATCAGCCAGTACATCAAGCTCCTGGCCGGCGACGCCGAGATCCGCGGCATCGACCTGGACCAGGCCGAATCCATGCTCATTCAGTAA
- the glp gene encoding gephyrin-like molybdotransferase Glp, producing MNDCTVSQQHLHEPAEALRHMLDGIAPSNRDDVVPLCQALGRVLARDVVARVTTPPHDNAAMDGYACRAADVPEEGGTLPVAGIAAAGDAPATLPEGSAMRIYTGAAVPRGADTVVMQERCSRSGDTVTFSARPERGSHIRLAGEDLNAGDPIIAGGTRLQPQHMALAATAGYGALPVRPRLRVAVLVTGNELAEPGTDARPGQIYNSNGYALLGLLQSLGCDVLHPQIVPDDLEATVSMFREAASEADFVITSGGVSVGDADYVKAAVERIGQLDLWRVAIKPGKPVAFGSIGQTPFLGLPGNPVSLFVTFCLFGRPMILKRQGAADYLPRTINAEAGFSVQQADKRTRYLRARLSQDGRQQRVSLFPDQGSGIISSTTWANALAEIPPHRTIHAGDTVTVHPYSELLT from the coding sequence ATGAACGACTGCACCGTCAGCCAGCAACACCTGCACGAGCCCGCCGAGGCACTGCGCCACATGCTTGACGGCATCGCGCCGTCCAACCGGGACGATGTGGTCCCCCTGTGCCAGGCTCTCGGCCGTGTGCTGGCGCGGGATGTGGTGGCGCGCGTGACGACACCACCCCACGACAACGCCGCCATGGATGGCTACGCCTGCCGCGCCGCCGACGTGCCCGAAGAGGGCGGCACGCTCCCCGTCGCCGGCATCGCCGCGGCGGGGGACGCCCCCGCGACCCTGCCCGAGGGCAGCGCCATGCGTATCTACACCGGCGCGGCCGTGCCCCGGGGCGCGGATACCGTGGTCATGCAGGAACGCTGCAGCCGCTCCGGCGACACCGTCACGTTCAGTGCCCGGCCGGAGCGGGGCAGCCACATCCGGCTGGCGGGGGAGGACCTGAACGCCGGTGACCCCATCATCGCCGGTGGCACCCGGCTGCAACCCCAGCACATGGCGCTGGCGGCCACCGCCGGTTACGGCGCGCTGCCGGTGCGGCCGCGCCTGCGCGTGGCCGTCCTGGTCACCGGCAACGAGCTGGCCGAGCCGGGTACGGATGCGCGACCGGGCCAGATCTACAACTCCAACGGTTACGCGCTGCTTGGGCTGCTCCAGTCCCTGGGGTGCGACGTGCTGCACCCGCAGATCGTCCCCGACGACCTGGAGGCCACCGTCTCCATGTTCCGGGAGGCGGCGAGTGAGGCCGACTTTGTCATCACCAGCGGTGGCGTCTCCGTGGGGGATGCGGATTACGTGAAGGCGGCCGTGGAGCGCATCGGTCAGCTTGACCTGTGGCGGGTCGCCATCAAGCCGGGCAAGCCCGTCGCCTTCGGCAGCATCGGACAAACCCCCTTTCTCGGCCTGCCCGGCAACCCGGTATCGCTGTTCGTGACCTTCTGCCTGTTCGGCCGACCCATGATTCTCAAGCGCCAGGGCGCGGCGGACTACCTGCCGCGCACCATCAATGCCGAGGCCGGTTTCAGCGTGCAACAGGCGGACAAGCGGACCCGCTATCTCCGCGCCCGCCTGAGCCAGGATGGCCGCCAACAGCGCGTGAGCCTGTTCCCGGACCAGGGCTCCGGCATCATCAGCTCCACCACCTGGGCCAACGCGTTGGCGGAGATCCCGCCCCACCGGACGATCCATGCGGGGGACACAGTCACCGTCCACCCGTACAGCGAACTGTTGACGTAA
- a CDS encoding FixH family protein, with translation MARERVAPWYRQFWFWFVFAPPMAAIVIGLSLLATAVMYGDSLVTDNYETVGRAIHKTYQLEHEAVARGVDGNMVLDREGGQVTVRLDGLEDLPETLRLYLSHPTHADRDVALDLQRDSSGLYRGEARRSLDGRHYMRLQPADGSWMLAKEIAADERELALTPTPRGG, from the coding sequence ATGGCACGGGAACGCGTTGCCCCCTGGTACCGGCAGTTCTGGTTCTGGTTCGTGTTCGCGCCGCCCATGGCGGCCATCGTCATCGGGCTGAGCCTGCTGGCCACCGCCGTGATGTATGGCGACAGCCTGGTGACGGACAACTACGAGACCGTGGGCCGGGCCATCCACAAGACCTACCAGCTGGAGCATGAGGCCGTGGCGCGCGGCGTTGACGGCAACATGGTGCTCGACCGCGAGGGCGGGCAGGTGACCGTGCGCCTGGACGGCCTCGAGGATCTGCCGGAGACGCTGCGCCTTTACCTGTCGCATCCCACCCACGCCGACCGGGACGTGGCGCTGGACCTGCAGCGGGACAGCAGCGGCCTGTACCGCGGTGAAGCGCGCCGCAGCCTGGATGGCCGGCACTACATGCGGCTGCAGCCCGCCGACGGTAGCTGGATGCTGGCCAAGGAGATCGCCGCCGATGAGCGTGAACTGGCGCTGACGCCCACGCCGCGGGGAGGCTGA